The following are encoded together in the Mammaliicoccus vitulinus genome:
- a CDS encoding sugar porter family MFS transporter codes for MEASNYRTKLIFFLGALGGLLYGYDTGVISGALLFIKNDIPLTHITEGLVVSSMLVGAIFGSGASGPLSDKLGRRKLVFIISIVFIIGALILSFAQSMIVLVIGRFIIGLAVGGSTAIVPVYLSEMAPTDTRGSLSSLNQLMITIGILASYLVNYAFADMEAWRWMVGLAVVPSVILMIGVYFMPESPRWLLEHKSEKAARKVMAITRKQGEIDKEIDEMKEIIHISESTWTVLKSIWLRPVLVIGCIFALLQQIIGINAIIYYAPTIFSQAGLGDATAILGTVGIGSVNVIVTIFAIMIMDKIDRKKLLITGNIGMVSSLLIMATLVWTIGLDSTVGAWIIVACLTMFIVFFAFTWGPILWIVLPELFPMRARGAATGIATLSLSIGSLLVAQFFPMLTSVMGIEQVFLIFAVIGIFAMIFVIKYLPETRGRSLEEIEVDLRNRTSSVALSKID; via the coding sequence ATGGAAGCAAGCAATTATCGAACAAAGTTAATATTCTTCCTTGGTGCTTTAGGAGGATTGCTTTACGGGTATGATACTGGAGTAATTTCGGGTGCTTTACTTTTCATAAAAAATGACATTCCACTTACGCATATAACTGAAGGTCTTGTTGTAAGTTCAATGTTAGTCGGCGCAATATTCGGTTCAGGGGCAAGTGGTCCTTTATCAGACAAACTTGGACGTAGAAAACTTGTCTTTATCATTTCCATTGTATTTATAATCGGTGCTTTAATACTTTCATTTGCACAGTCAATGATTGTATTAGTGATTGGTAGATTTATTATCGGCTTAGCTGTCGGAGGATCTACTGCAATCGTGCCAGTGTATCTTTCAGAAATGGCACCTACAGATACAAGAGGTTCACTCAGTTCGTTAAATCAACTTATGATCACAATAGGTATACTCGCATCATATTTAGTAAACTATGCTTTCGCTGATATGGAAGCTTGGAGATGGATGGTAGGTTTAGCTGTTGTACCTTCTGTTATTCTCATGATTGGCGTATACTTTATGCCGGAAAGTCCAAGATGGTTACTTGAGCACAAAAGTGAGAAAGCAGCTAGAAAAGTTATGGCTATAACACGTAAACAAGGAGAAATCGATAAAGAAATAGATGAAATGAAAGAAATCATTCATATTTCAGAAAGTACGTGGACAGTATTGAAGTCAATTTGGTTAAGACCTGTACTCGTCATTGGTTGCATATTTGCTTTATTACAACAAATCATTGGTATAAATGCCATCATATATTATGCACCTACAATCTTTAGTCAAGCAGGATTAGGAGATGCTACAGCCATTTTAGGTACAGTAGGTATCGGTTCAGTTAATGTGATTGTGACCATTTTTGCAATTATGATTATGGATAAAATCGATCGTAAAAAACTACTTATTACAGGCAATATAGGTATGGTTAGTTCATTACTTATCATGGCAACACTCGTTTGGACAATTGGACTCGATTCAACAGTCGGTGCTTGGATTATCGTAGCATGTTTAACAATGTTCATTGTATTCTTCGCATTCACTTGGGGACCTATTTTATGGATTGTGTTACCAGAATTATTCCCAATGAGAGCAAGAGGCGCAGCAACAGGTATTGCGACATTATCATTATCAATCGGTAGTTTATTAGTCGCTCAATTCTTCCCAATGCTCACTTCAGTTATGGGAATTGAACAAGTATTCTTGATTTTCGCAGTCATCGGTATATTTGCAATGATATTTGTTATAAAATATCTACCTGAAACAAGAGGTCGTAGTTTAGAAGAAATTGAAGTAGATTTAAGAAATAGAACATCTTCAGTAGCACTTTCTAAAATAGATTAG
- the sufB gene encoding Fe-S cluster assembly protein SufB, with product MAKKSPEVGDYKYGFHDEDVSIFRSGRGLTEDIVRKISEMKDEPQWMLDFRLKSLKQFYKMPMPMWGGDLTELNFDEITYYVKPSERSERSWDEVPEEIKNTFDKLGIPEAEQKYLAGVSAQYESEVVYHNMEQDLEDQGIIFKDTDSALRENEELFKEYFASVIPAADNKFSALNSAVWSGGSFIYVPKGIKLETPLQAYFRINSENMGQFERTLIIADEGSSVHYVEGCTAPVYTTNSLHSAVVEIIVKKDAYCRYTTIQNWANNVFNLVTKRTFVYENGTMEWIDGNLGSKLTMKYPSCFLLEEGARGMTLSIALAGKGQVQDAGAKMIHKAPNTSSTIVSKSISKNGGKVVYRGQVHFGRKATGARSNIECDTLIMDNESTSDTIPYNEIMNDNISLEHEAKVSKVSEEQLFYLMSRGISEEEATEMIVMGFIEPFTKELPMEYAVEMNRLIKFEMEGSIG from the coding sequence ATGGCTAAAAAATCACCAGAAGTTGGAGATTATAAATATGGCTTCCATGATGAAGACGTTTCTATTTTCCGTTCAGGTAGAGGTTTAACAGAAGATATCGTTAGAAAAATATCTGAAATGAAAGACGAACCACAATGGATGCTTGATTTTCGTTTGAAATCATTAAAACAATTCTACAAAATGCCTATGCCTATGTGGGGTGGGGATTTAACAGAATTAAACTTTGATGAAATCACTTATTATGTAAAACCATCAGAACGTTCAGAACGTTCATGGGATGAAGTACCAGAAGAAATTAAAAATACTTTCGATAAACTTGGTATACCAGAAGCAGAACAAAAATATCTTGCAGGTGTATCAGCGCAATATGAATCAGAAGTTGTTTACCATAACATGGAACAAGATTTAGAAGATCAAGGTATTATCTTTAAAGATACTGATTCAGCATTACGTGAAAACGAAGAATTATTCAAAGAATATTTCGCATCTGTTATCCCAGCTGCAGATAATAAATTCTCAGCATTAAACTCAGCAGTATGGTCAGGTGGATCATTCATTTATGTACCAAAAGGTATAAAACTTGAAACACCACTTCAAGCATATTTCAGAATTAACTCAGAAAACATGGGTCAATTCGAAAGAACTTTAATCATTGCTGACGAAGGTTCTTCAGTACACTATGTTGAAGGTTGTACAGCACCTGTTTATACAACAAATTCACTACACTCAGCTGTCGTTGAAATTATTGTTAAAAAAGATGCATACTGCCGTTACACAACTATTCAAAACTGGGCAAACAACGTTTTCAACTTAGTTACAAAACGTACATTTGTTTATGAGAATGGTACGATGGAATGGATTGATGGTAACTTAGGTTCTAAATTAACGATGAAATATCCATCTTGTTTCTTACTTGAAGAAGGCGCTAGAGGTATGACTTTATCTATCGCACTTGCAGGTAAAGGACAAGTACAAGATGCTGGAGCTAAAATGATTCATAAAGCGCCAAATACTTCATCAACTATTGTATCTAAATCTATTTCTAAAAATGGCGGTAAAGTAGTTTACCGTGGACAAGTACACTTTGGCCGTAAAGCAACTGGTGCTCGTTCTAACATTGAGTGTGATACGTTAATCATGGATAACGAATCTACATCAGATACAATTCCTTATAATGAAATTATGAACGATAACATTTCATTAGAACACGAAGCGAAAGTTTCTAAAGTATCTGAAGAACAGTTATTCTACTTAATGAGCCGTGGTATTTCAGAAGAAGAAGCTACTGAAATGATCGTAATGGGCTTCATTGAACCATTCACTAAAGAATTACCAATGGAATATGCAGTTGAAATGAACCGCCTAATCAAGTTTGAAATGGAAGGTTCTATCGGTTAA
- the sufU gene encoding Fe-S cluster assembly sulfur transfer protein SufU has product MNFNNLDQLYRSVIMDHYKNPRNKGVLEDGSLTIDMNNPTCGDRIRLTLDVEGNVIKDAKFEGEGCSISMSSASMMTEAVKGHSIEEALAMSQEFSNMMLGESYDMSEEMGDIEALSGVSKFPARIKCATLAWKAFEKGTKEQDNA; this is encoded by the coding sequence ATGAATTTTAATAACTTAGATCAACTATACCGTTCTGTAATTATGGACCATTACAAGAACCCACGTAATAAAGGTGTTCTTGAAGATGGCTCTTTAACAATAGATATGAACAACCCTACATGTGGTGATCGCATCCGCTTAACATTAGATGTTGAAGGAAATGTTATTAAAGATGCTAAGTTTGAAGGTGAAGGTTGCTCTATTTCGATGTCTAGTGCATCAATGATGACTGAAGCGGTTAAAGGTCATTCAATCGAAGAAGCTTTAGCAATGAGTCAAGAGTTCTCGAATATGATGCTTGGAGAATCTTATGATATGTCTGAGGAAATGGGCGATATTGAAGCCTTATCCGGTGTATCAAAGTTCCCAGCACGTATCAAATGCGCAACTTTAGCTTGGAAAGCATTTGAAAAAGGAACGAAAGAGCAAGATAACGCGTAA
- a CDS encoding cysteine desulfurase, with protein sequence MAESTFNVEKIIKDFPILEQEVNGSRLVYLDSSATSQTPTQVTDSIVDYYNRYNSNVHRGVHTLGTLATDAYEKARETVRRFINAQYFEEVVFTRGTTTAINLIAHSYGDANVTEGDEIVVTQMEHHANIVPWQQLAKRTGAKLKFIPMSESGELEKEAIDNTINDNTKIVAVTHVSNVLGTINDVKYIAEVAHNHNAVIAVDGAQSAPHMNVDVQDLDVDFFSFSGHKMLGPTGIGVLYGKRNLLDKMEPIEFGGDMIDFVGLEDATWTDLPTKFEAGTPLIAEAIALAEAIRYIDSIGMDNIHQHEYDLVSYAYNEMSKIDGLDIYGPSPDKRAGLITFNVEGVHPHDLATALDSNGVAVRAGHHCAQPLMKWLNQSSTARASFYIYNTTEDVDQLVQALNGAKEFFSYEF encoded by the coding sequence GTGGCCGAATCAACATTTAATGTAGAAAAAATTATAAAAGATTTTCCGATATTAGAGCAAGAAGTTAATGGTAGTAGACTCGTGTACTTAGATTCATCAGCCACAAGTCAAACACCTACGCAAGTTACGGATAGTATAGTTGATTATTATAATCGCTATAATTCGAATGTACATCGCGGTGTGCATACGCTCGGAACACTTGCAACAGATGCTTATGAAAAAGCGCGCGAAACTGTAAGAAGATTCATAAACGCACAGTATTTTGAAGAAGTTGTATTTACAAGAGGTACAACAACTGCAATCAATTTAATTGCGCATAGTTACGGTGATGCAAATGTGACAGAAGGTGACGAAATCGTTGTCACACAAATGGAACATCATGCAAATATCGTACCTTGGCAACAATTGGCAAAACGAACAGGTGCAAAGCTTAAATTTATTCCGATGTCAGAAAGTGGTGAACTTGAAAAAGAAGCCATTGATAACACGATAAACGATAATACTAAAATTGTAGCGGTAACTCACGTGTCAAATGTATTAGGAACAATAAATGATGTGAAGTATATTGCTGAAGTAGCACATAATCATAATGCGGTCATCGCTGTTGATGGTGCACAGTCAGCGCCACATATGAATGTTGACGTTCAAGATTTAGATGTGGACTTCTTTAGCTTTAGTGGACATAAAATGTTAGGTCCTACTGGGATAGGTGTTTTATATGGTAAACGCAATTTATTAGATAAGATGGAACCTATTGAATTTGGTGGAGATATGATAGACTTTGTTGGACTAGAAGATGCAACATGGACAGACTTACCAACGAAGTTTGAAGCAGGTACACCACTTATCGCTGAAGCAATTGCATTAGCTGAAGCAATAAGATATATAGATTCTATCGGTATGGATAACATTCATCAACATGAATACGATCTCGTGAGTTATGCATACAATGAAATGTCTAAAATTGATGGTTTAGATATATATGGACCATCTCCTGATAAACGAGCTGGATTAATAACATTTAATGTAGAAGGTGTACATCCACATGATTTAGCAACTGCACTAGATTCAAATGGTGTTGCTGTGAGAGCAGGTCACCACTGTGCGCAACCGTTAATGAAATGGTTAAACCAATCTTCAACAGCACGAGCAAGCTTCTATATTTATAATACTACTGAAGATGTTGACCAGTTAGTTCAGGCACTTAATGGAGCGAAGGAGTTTTTCTCGTATGAATTTTAA
- the sufD gene encoding Fe-S cluster assembly protein SufD, whose protein sequence is MATETKLNINIEDIVNYSASQNEPKWMTDLRKESFQNLDKLEMPKPDKTKIDRWDFDTFKTHAVESDTFDSIESLPESVQKIIDTENNTNLIVQHNNTPAFVKVDEKLTEQGVVIKDLKTALIENSELVQKYFMTDAVKADEHRLTALHAALVNGGVFVYVPKNVVVEEPVQYVVLHDDSDASFFNHAIIVTEESAELTYVESYLSTVSSNKGQLNIVSEVIAGANSNITYGTVDFMDKGFTGHIIRRGTADADATIDWALGLMNDCSTINDNTTYLMGDRSNCNLKTVVVGRGEQKQNFTTQIIQYGKESNGHILKHGVMKDSSSSIFNGVGYIKHGGTKADAQQESRVLMLSEKARGDANPILLIDEDDVTAGHAASVGRVDPTQLYYLMSRGISREEAERLVIHGFLDPVVSALPIEGVKRQLREVIELKVTTQI, encoded by the coding sequence ATGGCAACTGAAACAAAGTTAAATATTAACATTGAAGACATCGTTAATTATTCAGCATCTCAGAATGAACCAAAGTGGATGACTGACTTAAGAAAAGAAAGTTTTCAAAATTTAGATAAATTAGAAATGCCTAAACCAGATAAAACTAAAATTGACAGATGGGACTTTGATACATTCAAAACTCATGCTGTTGAAAGTGATACTTTCGATTCAATCGAAAGCTTACCAGAATCAGTACAAAAAATTATCGATACTGAAAATAATACAAACTTAATTGTTCAACATAATAATACACCTGCTTTTGTTAAAGTAGATGAAAAATTAACTGAACAAGGTGTTGTAATTAAAGATTTAAAAACGGCTTTAATTGAGAACAGTGAGTTAGTACAAAAATACTTTATGACAGATGCTGTTAAAGCAGATGAGCATAGATTAACGGCACTTCATGCAGCATTAGTAAATGGCGGTGTATTCGTATACGTACCTAAAAACGTTGTAGTTGAAGAACCTGTTCAATATGTTGTGCTTCATGATGATAGTGATGCAAGTTTCTTCAACCATGCGATTATCGTAACTGAAGAAAGCGCAGAATTAACATACGTTGAAAGTTATTTATCAACTGTATCTTCTAACAAAGGTCAGTTAAACATCGTTTCTGAAGTTATAGCTGGCGCTAATTCAAACATTACTTATGGCACAGTTGATTTTATGGATAAAGGTTTCACTGGTCATATCATTCGTCGTGGTACAGCAGATGCTGATGCTACAATAGATTGGGCTTTAGGCTTAATGAATGACTGTAGTACAATCAATGACAACACGACTTACTTAATGGGTGACCGTTCAAACTGTAACCTTAAAACAGTAGTCGTAGGTCGCGGAGAACAAAAACAAAACTTTACAACACAAATTATTCAATATGGTAAAGAATCAAATGGACATATCTTGAAACACGGTGTTATGAAAGACAGTTCTTCTTCAATCTTTAATGGTGTTGGATACATTAAACACGGCGGTACTAAAGCAGATGCACAACAAGAATCACGCGTACTGATGTTATCTGAAAAAGCTCGTGGAGATGCTAACCCAATTTTACTTATTGATGAAGATGATGTAACTGCAGGACACGCAGCTTCAGTAGGTAGAGTAGATCCAACTCAACTATACTACTTAATGAGTAGAGGTATTTCTCGTGAAGAAGCAGAACGTTTAGTTATTCACGGTTTCCTAGATCCAGTTGTATCTGCATTGCCAATTGAAGGCGTTAAACGTCAATTACGTGAAGTTATTGAACTTAAAGTAACAACACAAATATAA
- the sufC gene encoding Fe-S cluster assembly ATPase SufC, producing MASKLEIKDLHVEIEGKEILKGVDLTIQQGEIHAIMGPNGTGKSTLSSAIMGHPKYDVTKGEILLDGENVLEMEVDKRAQAGLFLAMQYPSEISGVTNADFLRSAINAKREEGDEINLMQFIKKLDKEMDLLEMDQDMAQRYLNEGFSGGEKKRNEILQLMMLEPKFAILDEIDSGLDIDALKVVSTGINKMRGEDFGCLIITHYQRLLNYITPDFVHVMMQGRVVKSGGEELARRLEEEGYEWIKDELNIEDETINAE from the coding sequence ATGGCATCAAAATTAGAAATCAAAGATTTACACGTAGAAATCGAAGGCAAGGAAATTCTTAAAGGCGTAGATTTAACGATACAACAAGGTGAAATTCACGCAATCATGGGACCAAACGGTACTGGTAAATCAACTTTATCATCAGCAATCATGGGTCACCCTAAATACGACGTAACTAAAGGTGAAATCCTTTTAGATGGTGAAAATGTATTAGAAATGGAAGTTGATAAACGTGCTCAAGCTGGTTTATTCCTAGCTATGCAATATCCATCAGAAATTTCTGGTGTGACAAATGCTGATTTCTTACGTTCTGCTATAAATGCTAAACGTGAAGAAGGCGACGAAATTAACTTAATGCAATTCATTAAGAAATTAGATAAAGAAATGGATCTATTAGAAATGGATCAAGACATGGCTCAAAGATACCTTAACGAAGGTTTCTCTGGCGGTGAGAAAAAACGTAATGAAATTCTGCAATTAATGATGTTAGAACCTAAGTTTGCTATCTTAGATGAAATCGACTCAGGTTTAGATATCGACGCATTAAAAGTTGTATCAACAGGTATTAACAAAATGCGCGGTGAAGACTTTGGTTGCTTAATTATTACTCACTATCAAAGACTATTAAATTATATTACACCAGACTTCGTACACGTTATGATGCAAGGTCGCGTTGTAAAATCAGGTGGCGAAGAATTAGCGAGACGTCTTGAAGAAGAAGGTTACGAGTGGATTAAAGACGAACTAAACATTGAAGACGAAACAATCAACGCTGAGTAA
- a CDS encoding MetQ/NlpA family ABC transporter substrate-binding protein: MKKVFSLLFISILAVVLVACGGGSGDKKEKNETIKIGASPAPHAEILEEAKPLLKKEGYDLDIKTINDYTTPNKLLDKGELDANFFQHTPYLDKEAKEKGYKIESAGNVHLEPMAVYSKKHKKLEDLPKNATVYVSNNPAEEGRFLAFFKKADLIKIKDGVDPVDATFDDITENKKNIKFNNKQSAEFLPKSYQADEGDATIINSNFAIEQGLNPIKDSIAVEGKESPYANLIAVQEGHKDDKKIKALMKVLQSKEIKDFIDKKYDGAVIAAK, encoded by the coding sequence ATGAAAAAAGTATTTAGTTTATTATTTATTTCGATTTTAGCAGTTGTTCTAGTTGCTTGTGGTGGAGGTAGTGGTGACAAAAAAGAGAAGAATGAAACAATTAAAATTGGTGCATCACCAGCACCTCACGCTGAAATTTTAGAAGAAGCAAAGCCACTTCTTAAAAAAGAAGGTTATGATTTAGACATCAAGACAATTAACGATTATACAACACCTAACAAATTATTAGATAAAGGTGAACTTGATGCAAACTTCTTCCAACACACACCATATTTAGATAAAGAAGCTAAAGAAAAAGGTTATAAAATTGAATCAGCAGGAAATGTACACTTAGAACCAATGGCAGTTTACTCTAAAAAACATAAAAAATTAGAAGACTTACCAAAAAATGCTACTGTATATGTTTCAAACAACCCAGCTGAAGAAGGAAGATTTTTAGCATTCTTCAAAAAAGCAGACTTAATCAAAATTAAAGATGGCGTTGATCCAGTAGATGCGACATTTGACGACATTACTGAAAATAAGAAAAATATTAAATTTAATAATAAACAATCAGCAGAATTCTTACCAAAATCTTACCAAGCAGACGAAGGTGACGCGACAATCATCAACTCTAACTTCGCAATTGAACAAGGATTAAATCCAATTAAAGATTCAATCGCAGTAGAAGGTAAAGAATCACCATATGCTAACCTTATCGCTGTTCAAGAAGGACATAAAGACGATAAGAAAATTAAAGCATTAATGAAAGTATTACAATCAAAAGAAATTAAAGACTTCATCGACAAAAAATACGATGGTGCAGTCATCGCAGCTAAATAA
- a CDS encoding methionine ABC transporter permease, with translation MNKSFGDIITEMITMPNVRWDDVWEALYETLYMTVISTVFTLVFGLILGTLLFLTSKGTSKSSRVFYSIVSFVVNLFRAIPFIILILLLLPFTDILLGTISGPKGALPALIIGASPFYARLVEIGMKEIDKGVIEAAVSMGATTWTVVRKVLIKESLPALVSGITVTAIALVGSTAIAGVIGAGGLGNLAYLTGFTRNQNDVILISTIFILIIVFVIQFIGDIIVKRIDKR, from the coding sequence GTGAATAAGTCATTTGGAGATATTATTACTGAAATGATTACAATGCCAAATGTTAGATGGGATGATGTTTGGGAAGCATTATATGAAACGTTATATATGACAGTCATTTCAACAGTATTTACATTAGTATTTGGTTTAATACTAGGTACGTTATTATTTTTAACATCTAAAGGAACATCGAAAAGCTCACGCGTGTTTTATTCAATCGTGTCATTCGTTGTTAACTTATTTAGAGCCATACCATTCATTATTTTAATTCTATTATTATTACCTTTTACAGATATTTTATTAGGTACAATAAGTGGTCCTAAAGGTGCGTTACCAGCGTTAATCATTGGTGCTTCACCATTCTATGCTAGATTAGTAGAAATAGGCATGAAAGAAATTGATAAAGGTGTTATTGAAGCGGCAGTATCGATGGGTGCTACAACATGGACTGTCGTAAGAAAAGTATTAATTAAAGAATCACTACCTGCGTTAGTTTCAGGAATCACGGTTACAGCCATTGCGTTAGTAGGTTCAACAGCTATTGCTGGTGTAATTGGTGCAGGTGGATTAGGTAACTTAGCTTACTTAACAGGATTTACGCGAAACCAAAATGATGTCATTTTGATTTCAACTATCTTTATATTAATTATTGTTTTTGTTATCCAATTTATTGGAGATATTATTGTTAAAAGAATTGATAAACGTTAA
- a CDS encoding methionine ABC transporter ATP-binding protein — protein sequence MIELNKVVKTFKTKKGDITAVDHVDLNIDKGSIYGVIGFSGAGKSTLIRMFNGLETPTEGEVIVDGANIGKLSKRDLRQKRQKVSMIFQHFNLLWSRTVKDNIAFPLEIAGVSKSEINEKTKALIKRVGLEGRENAYPSQLSGGQKQRVGIARALANDPHVLLCDEATSALDPQTTDEILDLLVDINKEMNLTIILITHEMHVIRKICDHVAVMENGKFVEEGEVISVFNNPQTYVTQRFVKDDLKADDLQRTLADFRAEQPNGEIWKLNFVGGTIANPVLAKIIKKYNVDINVIEGDVKLTQNGTFGHMIVHLPQGDYSKDQIKKELNDLGVKVEVNVSE from the coding sequence TTGATTGAGTTAAATAAAGTTGTTAAAACTTTCAAAACAAAAAAAGGTGACATAACAGCTGTTGACCATGTTGACTTAAATATAGATAAAGGAAGTATATATGGTGTAATTGGTTTTTCTGGAGCTGGAAAAAGTACATTAATCCGAATGTTTAATGGCCTTGAAACACCAACTGAGGGTGAAGTTATAGTAGATGGTGCTAATATTGGCAAACTGTCTAAACGAGATCTCAGACAAAAAAGACAAAAAGTAAGCATGATATTCCAACATTTTAATTTACTTTGGTCTAGAACAGTTAAAGATAACATCGCATTTCCATTAGAAATTGCAGGTGTATCAAAAAGTGAAATTAATGAAAAGACGAAAGCACTTATTAAAAGAGTAGGGCTTGAAGGTCGAGAGAATGCTTATCCATCACAATTATCAGGTGGACAAAAGCAAAGAGTTGGTATTGCTAGAGCTTTAGCTAACGATCCGCATGTATTATTGTGCGACGAAGCAACAAGTGCATTAGATCCTCAAACTACTGATGAAATATTAGATTTATTAGTAGACATAAATAAAGAAATGAATTTAACAATTATACTTATTACACATGAAATGCATGTCATTAGAAAAATATGTGACCACGTGGCAGTCATGGAAAATGGTAAATTTGTCGAAGAGGGAGAAGTTATAAGTGTATTTAATAACCCTCAAACATATGTTACACAACGCTTTGTGAAAGATGATTTAAAAGCAGATGATCTTCAAAGAACATTAGCAGATTTTAGAGCAGAACAACCGAACGGTGAAATTTGGAAATTGAATTTTGTCGGTGGGACAATTGCTAATCCTGTATTAGCTAAAATTATTAAGAAGTATAATGTAGATATTAACGTCATTGAAGGTGATGTTAAGTTAACACAAAACGGCACATTCGGACATATGATTGTGCATTTACCTCAAGGAGATTATTCTAAAGATCAAATTAAAAAAGAACTAAATGATCTAGGAGTGAAAGTAGAGGTGAATGTAAGTGAATAA
- a CDS encoding thioredoxin family protein translates to MKHTEILNDIYKHFDKDLHLLFGYTPTCGTCKISERMLDIANEVTQLPINKCDLNFYPEFCKDFEILSVPVLFIMNQDKVVHRIYAFQSVPYLVENIQKVIDDKNLS, encoded by the coding sequence ATGAAACACACAGAAATATTGAACGATATATACAAGCATTTTGATAAAGACTTACATTTATTATTTGGGTATACGCCTACTTGCGGCACGTGCAAAATATCTGAACGCATGTTGGATATCGCGAACGAAGTAACACAATTACCAATTAATAAATGTGATTTGAATTTTTATCCAGAGTTCTGTAAAGATTTTGAAATCTTATCAGTGCCAGTGCTTTTTATAATGAATCAAGATAAAGTAGTACATCGTATATACGCTTTTCAGTCAGTTCCTTATCTTGTTGAGAATATTCAAAAAGTTATTGACGATAAAAACTTATCATGA
- a CDS encoding toprim domain-containing protein translates to MAMIKKVIIVEGISDKKRVEEVLNDRVHIICTHGTMGVEKMDELLEESYGSQVYVLVDQDKEGKRIRKWFKKYMSESHHIYIDSTFSEVARCPRHYLSNVLNYHGFTVKHDFVSKGKYRYHETHRNIERYIQAF, encoded by the coding sequence ATGGCGATGATTAAAAAAGTAATAATCGTAGAAGGTATTTCTGATAAAAAACGAGTGGAAGAAGTATTAAATGACCGTGTTCATATTATTTGTACCCATGGAACAATGGGTGTAGAAAAAATGGATGAACTTTTAGAAGAGAGTTATGGTTCACAAGTATATGTTTTAGTCGATCAAGATAAAGAAGGTAAACGTATTCGAAAATGGTTTAAGAAGTATATGAGCGAAAGTCATCATATTTATATTGATTCGACATTTTCTGAAGTAGCTCGTTGCCCAAGACATTATTTATCTAATGTGTTAAACTATCATGGATTTACAGTAAAACATGATTTCGTATCGAAAGGGAAGTATCGTTACCATGAAACACACAGAAATATTGAACGATATATACAAGCATTTTGA
- the gcvH gene encoding glycine cleavage system protein GcvH, translating into MTVPSELKYSKEHEWVKIDGDVVTIGITDFAQSELGDIVFVELPEEGDELTSGDSFGSVESVKTVSELYAPLSGKVVEVNEELEDSPEFVNESSYDKAWMVKVELSDKAQLDELLDADAYSEMIGE; encoded by the coding sequence TTGACAGTGCCTAGTGAGTTAAAATATTCTAAAGAACATGAATGGGTAAAAATTGATGGTGATGTAGTTACAATCGGTATTACTGATTTTGCTCAATCAGAATTAGGGGACATTGTGTTTGTTGAGTTGCCTGAAGAAGGTGACGAATTAACTAGTGGAGATTCATTTGGTAGTGTAGAATCTGTTAAGACAGTTTCTGAACTATATGCACCTCTATCTGGTAAAGTCGTTGAAGTAAACGAAGAACTAGAAGATAGCCCTGAGTTTGTTAATGAGTCATCATACGATAAAGCTTGGATGGTCAAAGTTGAACTATCTGATAAAGCTCAATTAGATGAATTATTAGATGCAGACGCTTATAGCGAAATGATAGGTGAATAA